Proteins encoded by one window of Lutibacter sp. A64:
- a CDS encoding IPExxxVDY family protein, with the protein MQVFTFDLEDDYLLIGIHSTEEDYRLAYLINKHLNTKFVRYKDNLDFKDSTVEFPLFEYKDEKTYLNYYLINNKSLQVVNEQYKDGLFGGNYSTTSYLLPEKKKVDFLLKIEGCTPEFILEMVEKLNKLDQIITSYQIKTNTLKSKYNLIF; encoded by the coding sequence ATGCAGGTATTTACATTTGATTTAGAAGATGATTATTTATTAATTGGAATTCATTCAACCGAAGAAGACTATAGATTGGCATATTTAATAAATAAACATTTAAACACTAAATTTGTTAGATATAAAGACAATTTAGATTTTAAAGATTCTACAGTAGAATTTCCATTATTTGAGTATAAAGATGAAAAAACATACCTAAATTATTATTTAATTAACAACAAATCTTTACAAGTTGTTAACGAACAATATAAAGATGGTTTATTTGGAGGAAATTATAGTACAACTTCTTATTTACTACCAGAAAAAAAGAAAGTCGATTTCTTATTAAAAATTGAAGGATGTACACCAGAATTTATTTTAGAAATGGTAGAAAAATTAAATAAATTAGACCAAATAATTACTTCATATCAAATTAAAACAAACACATTAAAATCAAAATATAATCTAATTTTTTAA
- a CDS encoding acyl carrier protein codes for MSDIASRVKAIIVDKLGVDENEVTIEASFTNDLGADSLDTVELIMEFEKEFDIQIPDDQAENIGTVGQAISYIEDAKK; via the coding sequence ATGTCAGACATTGCATCAAGAGTAAAAGCCATTATCGTAGATAAATTAGGCGTTGACGAAAATGAAGTAACAATAGAAGCTAGCTTTACTAACGATTTAGGAGCAGACTCACTTGATACTGTTGAGTTAATTATGGAATTCGAAAAAGAATTCGATATTCAAATTCCAGACGATCAGGCTGAAAACATCGGTACTGTTGGTCAAGCAATTAGCTATATAGAAGACGCAAAAAAGTAA
- the purN gene encoding phosphoribosylglycinamide formyltransferase — MKRIVIFASGSGTNAENIIKYFKNNKLISVVQVLSNKKDAKVLERAKRLNVSSINFNKSDFFTSDKILTILKEKADFIVLAGFLWKIPTEIIEAFPNKILNIHPSLLPKYGGKGMYGMHVHEAVVKNKETESGITIHYVNENYDEGAIVFQERFKVLATDTAEDVAQKIHKLEYEFFPKIIEKVVLDL; from the coding sequence ATGAAACGAATTGTTATATTTGCCTCAGGTTCAGGTACTAATGCTGAAAATATTATTAAATATTTTAAAAATAATAAATTAATCTCTGTTGTTCAGGTGCTTTCAAACAAGAAAGATGCCAAAGTTTTAGAACGTGCTAAAAGATTAAATGTTAGTAGTATAAACTTTAATAAAAGTGATTTTTTTACTTCGGATAAAATTTTAACTATTTTAAAGGAAAAAGCAGATTTTATTGTTTTAGCGGGTTTTTTATGGAAAATTCCTACTGAAATTATTGAAGCTTTTCCAAATAAAATTCTAAATATTCATCCTTCATTGTTGCCAAAATATGGTGGTAAAGGAATGTACGGAATGCATGTGCACGAAGCTGTAGTTAAAAATAAAGAAACTGAATCTGGAATTACAATACACTATGTTAATGAAAATTATGATGAAGGTGCTATTGTTTTTCAAGAGCGTTTTAAAGTTTTAGCTACCGATACAGCTGAAGATGTTGCTCAAAAAATACATAAATTAGAATATGAGTTTTTTCCAAAAATTATTGAAAAAGTAGTATTAGACTTATAG
- the fabF gene encoding beta-ketoacyl-ACP synthase II, translating into MEIKRVVVTGLGALTPIGNTVEQFWNGLTNGISGSAPITYFDASKFKTRFACELKNFDVKDYLDRKEARKMDRFTQYAMVSTDEAILDSKLDLETIDKNRVGVIWGAGIGGLETFQNECINFANGDGTPRFNPFFIPKMIADIAPGQISIKYGFRGPNFATVSACASSSNAIIDALNYIRLGYADLMVSGGSEAAVTIAGMGGFNSLQALSTRNDDPETASRPFDKDRDGFVLGEGAGTLILEEYEHAIARGANIYAEIGGGGLSADAYHITAPHPDGLGAHNVMVNCLKDAGLKPEDVDAINMHGTSTPLGDIAESKAIIEVFGEHAYKLNINSTKSMTGHLLGAAGAVEAIASILAIKNGIVPPTINHFNDDDQIDSKLNFTFNKPQKRTVNVAMSNTFGFGGHNACVLFKKFE; encoded by the coding sequence ATGGAAATTAAGCGAGTTGTAGTAACTGGACTTGGTGCATTAACACCAATTGGAAACACTGTTGAACAATTTTGGAATGGGCTAACTAATGGAATTAGTGGTTCCGCTCCAATCACGTATTTTGATGCGTCCAAGTTCAAAACTCGTTTTGCTTGTGAGCTTAAAAACTTTGATGTTAAGGATTATCTTGATAGAAAAGAAGCTCGAAAAATGGATAGATTTACGCAGTATGCCATGGTGTCTACTGATGAGGCTATTCTAGATTCTAAACTAGATTTAGAAACAATTGATAAAAATAGAGTCGGCGTAATATGGGGAGCTGGAATTGGTGGATTAGAAACATTCCAAAATGAATGTATTAATTTTGCCAATGGTGATGGTACTCCTAGATTTAACCCTTTCTTTATACCTAAAATGATTGCTGATATTGCACCTGGTCAAATTTCTATAAAATATGGATTTAGAGGACCAAATTTTGCAACAGTTTCAGCTTGTGCATCATCATCAAATGCGATTATTGATGCCTTAAATTATATTCGTTTAGGATATGCAGATTTAATGGTTTCTGGAGGTTCAGAAGCAGCAGTTACAATTGCAGGTATGGGAGGATTTAATTCGTTACAAGCACTTTCTACAAGAAATGACGACCCTGAAACAGCTTCAAGACCTTTTGATAAAGACAGAGATGGTTTTGTTTTAGGTGAAGGTGCAGGAACATTAATTCTTGAAGAATATGAACACGCTATCGCTAGAGGGGCAAATATTTATGCCGAAATTGGTGGTGGTGGATTATCAGCCGATGCATATCATATCACAGCTCCACACCCAGACGGTTTAGGAGCGCATAATGTTATGGTAAATTGCCTAAAAGATGCTGGATTAAAACCTGAAGATGTTGATGCTATTAACATGCACGGTACCTCTACTCCACTTGGAGATATTGCAGAATCTAAAGCAATTATAGAAGTTTTTGGTGAGCATGCATATAAGCTTAACATTAACTCAACTAAGTCAATGACAGGTCATTTATTAGGTGCTGCTGGAGCAGTTGAAGCAATTGCCTCAATACTTGCTATTAAAAACGGTATTGTACCACCTACAATCAATCACTTTAATGATGATGATCAAATTGACAGTAAATTAAACTTTACGTTTAATAAACCACAAAAACGTACTGTAAACGTTGCCATGAGTAATACTTTTGGCTTTGGAGGACACAATGCTTGTGTACTCTTTAAAAAATTTGAATAA
- the rnc gene encoding ribonuclease III — MNFIRKIIDTRTENDEVFYKDLKQIIGFKPKNLAYYKKAFIHRSIKEVDEKTGLPVNYERLEFLGDAMLSSIIAAYLFEEVPSGDEGYLTKMRSKIVSRDHLNELGKDLDLFRFVRSNVAKSKFGENVHGNIFEALVGAIYLDRGYNYCRKFIFKRVVVPYVDVPKLEGKITSYKSLFIEWCQKVKNDFVFEVYEDSGNDITKHFSVKLFLDGKIIAKGRATSKKKAEETAAKRAYYAFQQEISDISL; from the coding sequence ATGAACTTCATTCGAAAAATTATTGATACTCGTACAGAAAATGACGAAGTATTTTATAAAGATTTAAAACAAATAATAGGGTTTAAACCTAAAAATTTAGCATACTACAAGAAAGCTTTTATTCATCGCTCTATAAAAGAAGTTGATGAAAAAACAGGGCTTCCTGTTAACTATGAACGTCTAGAGTTTTTAGGAGATGCAATGCTGAGTTCTATTATTGCAGCATATCTATTTGAAGAAGTACCTTCTGGAGATGAAGGATATCTTACCAAAATGCGCTCTAAAATTGTTAGCAGAGATCATTTAAATGAACTAGGAAAAGACTTAGATTTATTTAGATTTGTTAGAAGTAATGTAGCAAAATCTAAATTTGGAGAAAACGTACACGGAAACATTTTTGAAGCATTAGTTGGTGCTATTTATTTAGATAGAGGCTATAATTATTGCAGAAAATTTATTTTTAAAAGAGTTGTTGTTCCCTATGTAGATGTACCAAAATTAGAAGGAAAAATAACTAGTTACAAAAGTTTATTTATTGAATGGTGTCAAAAAGTAAAAAACGATTTTGTTTTTGAAGTTTATGAAGATTCAGGCAATGATATAACAAAACACTTTAGCGTAAAACTATTTTTAGATGGTAAAATAATTGCAAAAGGAAGAGCAACATCTAAAAAGAAAGCCGAAGAAACAGCCGCAAAAAGAGCTTATTACGCATTTCAACAAGAAATTTCAGACATTTCATTATAA
- a CDS encoding ribonuclease H1 domain-containing protein, translated as MAKKKFYVVWNGHKKGVYSSWDMCKKQISNFTGAQYKSFASKEAAESAFKGNYKDYVGKDTKTVKLSAEELKKYGKPILNSIAVDAACAGNPGKMEYRGVTTKDKKQLFIQGPFEQGTNNIGEFLALVHGLGYLKQRNLDVPIYSDSKIAISWVKKGQCRTNLQITSKNKVLFDFVKRAEKWLKENTYTTKILKWETKAWGEIPADFGRK; from the coding sequence ATGGCTAAAAAAAAGTTTTATGTAGTTTGGAATGGGCATAAAAAGGGTGTTTATTCTTCTTGGGATATGTGTAAAAAACAAATTTCAAATTTTACGGGTGCACAATACAAATCTTTTGCTTCAAAAGAGGCTGCTGAAAGTGCTTTTAAAGGGAATTATAAAGATTATGTTGGTAAGGATACCAAAACCGTAAAACTTTCTGCAGAGGAATTAAAAAAATACGGAAAACCAATACTTAATTCAATTGCTGTAGACGCCGCTTGTGCTGGAAACCCAGGCAAAATGGAATATCGTGGTGTTACAACAAAAGATAAAAAGCAGTTGTTTATTCAAGGGCCTTTTGAACAAGGAACTAATAATATTGGTGAGTTTTTAGCTTTGGTTCACGGGTTGGGTTATTTAAAGCAACGAAATTTAGATGTTCCAATTTATTCAGATTCTAAAATTGCCATTTCTTGGGTTAAAAAAGGACAATGTAGAACCAATTTACAAATAACTTCAAAAAATAAAGTGTTATTCGATTTTGTGAAACGTGCCGAAAAATGGCTGAAAGAGAACACTTATACTACTAAAATATTAAAGTGGGAAACCAAAGCTTGGGGTGAAATTCCTGCGGATTTTGGAAGAAAGTAG